From a region of the Podospora pseudopauciseta strain CBS 411.78 chromosome 7 map unlocalized CBS411.78m_7, whole genome shotgun sequence genome:
- a CDS encoding uncharacterized protein (EggNog:ENOG503PMHP): MAEPSPSTNAGPNTAVIHDDPDSDDDEVLDIGKVLRQKANSSKPSTTRATLDPPPPGSLAAEAQARPVPETSAKKRGLGWLDESPITPAVGINTTTDTPVTVTPQTQSAHRQAIPSRASVTSPEAQREHNRSNRSKEERERERLETLEKLNAGRQATETRASDDGRSQGGHPSSSRLAVVDLRTPSASKVPSVADTSSSRRSRAKLEERRRRKEMEKATREAKRSRQKSTPSQPPPSQPPPSQPPPSQPPPSQPPPSPPPPPPPTFQTAEPRAVDREISRAIRHTPITAGDATERRPNEIKAHGAEAYRSGTNRGTLTVDPLEETATKSADEAVFVLAKRLAEAEARKPKTRVITGMESGNVQRDARPYGVSRDQPASAGPSRLQQPRNQGSGAITTPTRGRKCDRCTRMKRPCTFGQPCSWCQIAEVQCVYFSNVGRLDLQPAERPERPETESFVDQQYRLSLPQPGFQESQPISMVPPPPRPVSQCRPPPPPRPPPPRPKSPSCSPPPEPEPPATDAVSAIDVFSEDRIVYQYVIYRTQKLPVVEGEEDPEKKREDYAIRCSEHSKLADANRQVEVRMQRPKKGVVAKGWKYRPGLDEAQRPGLMDVRVDYEKEGGVEFFWVEVETRDLAGVVEVRGGRGRGELMVERVAGEVYRRWRFDIWGVVVVKREDLAVRKREQRLVFDCGGVEDRGVQTGEEMEVDDEVEVEDEVRVEENVAVEEDVEMTNFGDGMEEETPIEAAGESQLTGTTQADTQNTTDAAPKKDLPNWHPDYYADSDESDDDDDDDDDDEDHVSPFERNPPYNPPTPVILPPQTNVLDLLTVTPTLHGSYTSPHRANIAALRVLLSEARPRNNYMNDNIHYSSVFKPTQMLQFEEDGLDQEMTRALFNVTWRPPGDTPTEKYKWEFEELRVWVTETELKGAIDLSDFVVRDGEGDGWAVRKGKKKAVAEEVENGVENRVEQVVEEAEGEASEEE, translated from the exons ATGGCAGAGCCTTCACCTAGCACCAATGCTGGTCCAAACACTGCGGTCATTCATGATGATCCAGATTccgatgacgatgaggtgCTCGATATTGGCAAAGTTTTGAGACAAAAGGCCAACAGTTCGAAGCCTTCTACGACCAGAGCAACATTGGACCCCCCGCCCCCTGGTAGTTTGGCTGCAGAAGCACAAGCAAGACCTGTCCCGGAGACGTCAGCCAAAAAGCGAGGGTTGGGATGGCTGGATGAGAGCCCCATCACTCCAGCTGTGGGCATAAACACTACCACAGACACGCCGGTCACAGTCACACCCCAAACGCAGAGCGCTCATCGGCAGGCCATTCCGTCTCGGGCTTCAGTGACCTCGCCAGAGGCCCAGCGTGAGCATAACAGGTCCAATAGAAGcaaggaagagagagagcgtGAAAGACTTGAGACACTTGAAAAGCTCAACGCCGGACGCCAGGCTACCGAGACTCGGGCGTCTGATGATGGGAGATCTCAGGGTGGCCACCCTAGCTCCTCAAGGCTGGCGGTTGTTGATCTGAGGACGCCGTCTGCCAGTAAGGTGCCTTCTGTGGCAGATACGAGCTCATCACGCCGTTCACGGGCTAAACTGGAGGAAAGAAGGCGGAGAAAGGAGATGGAAAAGGCTACTCGCGAAGCCAAGCGATCTCGTCAGAAATCAAcgccatctcaacctcctccatctcaacctcctccatctcaacctcctccatctcaacctcctccatctcaacctcctccatct cctcctccacctccgccccctACCTTTCAGACCGCGGAGCCCCGAGCCGTTGATAGAGAGATATCAAGGGCCATCCGACACACTCCAATCACTGCGGGTGACGCTACCGAGAGGAGACCGAATGAAATCAAAGCCCACGGAGCAGAGGCCTACCGGAGCGGTACGAATAGGGGGACGTTGACAGTTGATCCCCTGGAAGAGACAGCAACCAAGAGCGCTGATGAGGCTGTCTTCGTCCTGGCAAAGAGGCTTGCCGAAGCTGAAGCTCGGAAGCCAAAGACCCGTGTTATTACCGGGATGGAAAGTGGCAATGTTCAACGGGATGCTCGGCCTTATGGCGTTTCTCGGGATCAACCTGCTTCTGCCGGGCCCAGTCGGCTTCAGCAGCCACGTAATCAAGGTTCTGGAGCTATCACCACACCAACCCGTGGCCGGAAGTGTGATCGCTGCACCAGGATGAAGAGGCCATGCACCTTTGGACAGCCCTGTTCGTGGTGTCAGATCGCTGAGGTACAGTGCGTCTACTTTTCGAACGTTGGCAGACTGGATCTACAGCCAGCTGAGCGTCCTGAGAGACCAGAGACGGAGAGTTTTGTTGATCAACAGTATCGACTATCTTTGCCTCAACCTGGGTTTCAGGAATCTCAACCTATTAGCATGGTGCCACCGCCTCCACGGCCTGTCAGCCAAtgccgaccaccaccacctcctcgtcctcctccgccacgTCCCAAGAGTCCGAGTtgttcccctcctcctgagcCTGAACCTCCTGCCACTGACGCCGTTTCTGCCATTGACGTCTTTAGCGAAGACAGAATAGTTTATCAATACGTCATCTACAGGACTCAGAAACTCcctgttgttgagggggaggaagatccggagaagaagagggaagaCTATGCTATCCGGTGTAGTGAGCACAGCAAGTTGGCCGATGCTAATAGGCAGGTTGAGGTGCGGATGCAGAGGccgaagaagggggttgtggcAAAAGGTTGGAAGTACAGGCCTGGGTTAGATGAGGCGCAGAGACCTGGGTTGATGGATGTGAGGGTTGATTatgagaaggaagggggggtggagttTTTCTGGGTGGAGGTCGAGACGAGGGAtttggcgggggtggtggaggttaggggtggtagggggaggggggagttgaTGGTTGAGAGGGTGGCTGGGGAGGTCTAtaggaggtggaggtttgatatttggggggttgtggttgttaagagggaggatttggcggtgaggaagagggagcaGAGGTTGGTTTTTGATTgtggtggggtggaggataGGGGGGTGCAGACTGGTGAGGAGATGGAAGTGGAcgatgaggtggaggtggaggacgaAGTTAGGGTTGAAGAGAACGTCgcggtggaagaggatgtcGAGATGACCAACTTTGGTGACGGGATGGAAGAAGAGACACCAATCGAAGCAGCCGGAGAATCTCAATTGACAGGCACAACACAAGCCGATACCCAAAACACTACCGATGCAGCACCAAAGAAAGACCTCCCCAACTGGCACCCCGACTACTACGCCGATTCCGACGAGtcagacgacgacgacgacgatgatgacgatgacgaagacCACGTCTCCCCGTTCGAGCGTAACCCACCTTACAACCCACCCACTCCCGTCATCCTCCCGCCCCAAACCAACGTCCTCGACCTCTTGACCGTCACGCCCACCCTCCACGGTAGCTACACCAGCCCCCACCGTGCCAACATCGCCGCACTGCGAGTCCTCCTGTCTGAAGCCAGGCCGAGAAACAACTACATGAACGACAACATCCACTACAGCTCCGTCTTCAAGCCCACCCAGATGCTCCAGTTCGAGGAAGACGGTCTGGATCAAGAGATGACGAGGGCTCTGTTCAACGTCACGTGGCGCCCGCCGGGTGACACACCCACTGAGAAGTACAAgtgggagtttgaggagttGAGGGTGTGGGTTACGGAGACGGAGTTGAAGGGGGCTATTGATTTGAGTGATTTTGTGGTcagggatggggagggggatgggtgggcagttaggaaggggaagaagaaggctgtggctgaggaggttgaaaATGGGGTTGAGAATAGGGTGGAGcaggtggttgaggaggccgagggggaGGCGTCAGAGGAGGAGTAA
- the CDC37 gene encoding hsp90 co-chaperone Cdc37 (COG:D; EggNog:ENOG503NVWJ; BUSCO:EOG09262SMG) — protein sequence MPVDYSKWDALELSDDSDIEVHPNVDKRSFIRAKQNQIHQQRQERKLHIEQYKYERIVNNGLISRISGLLSALQSHADEAKTKNPAEVAFRAVMESAAGLDPKDDMPPPRPEALQAAVGGEPLPSYTKMMATLLDQVNKALDERGVGQEGRYEGMVGEIGEHLKKVEDLQGELEKKLAELEREEARKITSEGIHTGFDSTHINKSSGGSKAEGGGGKESGKVELLNPNYTPPEALPAPSEKEEGGDDDDEEVTASPAAVKFANIKSSDYRESHAWLSSHPEILTEKETDGILVMAFDAQLENRSDYARNCVHQALLIQYCRALGRDGVALFFKRITTPGHKAQEVFYKDVQDTYMKIKNRSREINLQRAKDEAEGKGEGVEQIQLHAVDPGTVINIRIPPKDSEDLDVQVGRAIFESFTLEMQKALETGSLEEVNKVLGKMSVEDAEEVVGKLSESGCLSVEEEVIDATTEEGKQKIKKLEQEAKEQEKEGQEKEGQEKEGQEAKYADDPE from the exons ATGCCTGTAGACTACAGCAAGTGG GACGCCCTCGAGCTCTCGGACGACTCCGACATCGAAGTGCACCCCAACGTCGACAAGCGCTCCTTCATCCGCGCAAAGCAGAACCAGATCCACCAGCAGCGCCAAGAGCGCAAGCTCCATATCGAGCAGTACAAGTACGAGCGCATCGTCAACAATGGGCTCATCTCGCGCATCTCGGGCTTGCTTTCGGCCCTCCAGTCCCATGCTGACGAGGCCAAGACCAAAAACCCGGCCGAGGTTGCCTTCAGGGCGGTGATGGAGTCGGCTGCGGGGTTGGATCCGAAGGATGACATGCCGCCTCCACGGCCGGAGGCGCTGCAGGCggctgttgggggggagcCGCTGCCGAGTTATACCAAGATGATGGCTACGTTGCTTGATCAGGTGAATAAGGCTTTGgatgagaggggggtgggacaggaggggaggtatgaggggatggtgggggagattGGGGAGCATTTGAAAAAGGTGGAGGATTTGcagggggagttggagaagaaaCTGGCGGAGTTGGAACgagaggaggcgaggaagattACTAGTGAGGGGATTCATACTGGTTTTGACTCGACGCATATCAATAAATCGAGTGGGGGGTCGAAGgcggagggcggggggggtAAAGAGAGTGGGAAGGTGGAGTTGTTGAATCCGAATTATACGCCTCCTGAGGCGTTGCCTGCGCCGagtgagaaggaggaagggggggacgatgacgacgaggaggttACGGCTTCGCCGGCGGCGGTCAAGTTTGCGAATATCAAGTCGAGTGATTATAGGGAGTCACATGCTTGGTTGAGCAGTCATCCGGAGATTTTGACGGAGAAGGAGACGGATGGGATTTTGGTCATGGCGTTTGATGCGCAGCTGGAGAACAGGTCTGATTACGCGCGGAACTGTGTTCATCAGGCGTTGCTTATTCAGTACTGTCGGGCGTTGGGCAGGGATGGGGTTGCGTTGTTCTTCAAGCGGATTACTACTCCCGGACACAAGGCTCAGGAGGTCTTTTACAAGGATGTGCAGGATACGTATATGAAGATCAAGAACAGGTCGAGGGAGATTAACCTGCAGAGGGCGAAggatgaggcggaggggaagggggagggggtggagcaGATTCAGCTTCATGCGGTTGATCCGGGGACTGTGATTAACATCAGGATCCCGCCGAAGGATAGCGAGGATTTGGATGTACAAGTTGGACGGGCGATTTTTGAGAGCTTCACGCTCGAGATGCAGAAGGCGCTGGAGACGGggagtttggaggaggttaaTAAGGTGTTGGGGAAGATGAGTGTTgaggatgcggaggaggttgttgggaaGCTGAGTGAG TCTGGTTGTTTGagtgttgaggaggaggtcattGATGCTACGACTGAGGAGGGCAAGCAGAAGATTaagaagctggagcaggaggctaaggagcaggagaaggaggggcaggagaaggaggggcag gagaaggaggggcaggaggCCAAGTATGCTGATGATCCGGAGTGA
- the SMC3 gene encoding Structural maintenance of chromosomes protein 3 (COG:D; EggNog:ENOG503NWDY) — translation MHIKQIIIQGFKSYKEQTVIEPFSPKTNVIVGRNGSGKSNFFAAIRFVLSDAYTNMSREERQALLHEGSGSAVMSAYVEIIFDNTDKRFSEPGDEVVIRRTIALKKDEYSVDRKVQTRADVLKILETAGFAKENPFYIVPQGRIAAITNMKESERLNLLKEIAGTNTYDDRRIQSLKIMAETNSKRDKIDETLVYIKERLRELEEEKDELRDFQDKDRERRCLEYAHWHRLQKTNAETLEQVEEARQGGAGASTKDRAQLRKTEKEIAVLDQKAHELRQALEYLTIERRQLDDDRKDAARARAKAELKTKHLDESRHVREQTRQRQEAELQEVRQKIQQAEAELVRVQPEYEKLKAEEAEIKTQRDSVAAGRKRLLVKQTRSSQFKNKAERDAYLRNEIQEATSSLGLQKANAMDAREQVQQVESSIAQLEQSIQHIRARMESYGGNRTALFEKLTKAQEAREQLEEERKRLRREDDRLSSQISSTRMDRDQAESHLSHAMDSATSKGLATIRRLKQEKNIPGAYGTLAELMNVPMDAYKLPVEQVAGNSLFHYIVDNQATATMLSDHLYKNYGGRLTFVPLEQIRPRQVKMPRASDAQPLISKIEFDPLYEKAFQQVFGRTIICPSLAIASQYSRSHGLDAITPEGDTTNKRGAMTGGYVDARRSRLDAVQKVSKLREIYEAQLADAAKIRKEIEVIDQKVTAARGEETKIQQQMRRFDQDYDPLKGELQSKNSQLERQRAHHESALSHLAEVEKNMKELDDSILASQNELAQDFKKTLSASEEQELERLGNELSALQKEFKAISTKRIDLEGRKKSLEQELNTHLRPQEDQLRSQAFEATTAGGTESFKDAQKELKKAQKLAAEAEASLKENEQQTEQTISELTQVETQKAQKEQELQELQRCIEQYQKKMEKAIQTRARLISQAAEYAKNIRDLGILPEEAFGKYEKMKSEQIETRLAKVNQALKKYKHINKKAFDQYNSFTTQRDNLLKRRKELDTSQASIETLIEHLDQEKDEAIERTFKQVSKEFSTIFEKLVPAGHGRLVIQRKADRAKNRAANNDSDEEGVSGVESYTGVGISVSFNSKVMDEQQKIQQLSGGQKSLCALCLIFALQAAESSPFVIFDEVDANLDAQYRTAVASLLQSISEEQKTQFICTTFRPEIVHVADKCYGVTFHNKTSTIDCVRTEDALNFVDGQKK, via the exons ATGCATATCAAACAGATTATTATCCAGGGCTTCAAGAG CTACAAGGAACAAACCGTCATCGAACCTTTCTCTCCAAAGACCAATGTCATTGTTGGGCGCAATGGCTCTGGCAAGAGTAACTTCTTCGCTGCGATCCGATTCGTTCTCAGCGATGCCTACACCAACATGAGCCGCGAAGAGCGGCAGGCTCTGCTGCACGAAGGATCAGGCTCTGCGGTCATGTCGGCCTATGTCGAGATCATCTTCGACAACACCGACAAGCGTTTCAGCGAACCGGGCGACGAGGTGGTGATCCGGCGGACGATTGCCCTCAAGAAGGACGAATATTCCGTCGATCGAAAGGTCCAGACCCGCGCAGATGTGTTGAAGATTCTCGAGACGGCCGGTTTCGCCAAGGAAAACCCATTCTACATTGTACCCCAGGGTCGCATCGcggccatcaccaacatgaAGGAGTCCGAGAGGCTCAACCTTCTAAAGGAAATAGCGGGTACCAACACCTATGACGACCGGAGGATACAGTCGCTCAAGATCATGGCCGAAACCAACAGCAAGCGTGACAAGATTGACGAGACCCTGGTGTACATAAAGGAACGACTTagggagttggaggaagaaaaggacgAGCTTCGTGACTTTCAGGACAAGGACAGGGAACGCAGGTGTCTCGAGTATGCCCACTGGCATCGTCTGCAAAAGACCAATGCTGAGACTCTTGAGCAAGTGGAGGAAGCCAGGCAAGGGGGGGCAGGGGCCTCTACGAAAGATCGCGCCCAACTCCGAAAGacggagaaggagattgcTGTTCTGGACCAGAAGGCCCACGAACTTAGACAAGCTCTGGAGTACCTCACTATCGAACGGCGCCAACTGGATGACGACCGCAAGGACGCGGCTAGGGCGCGTGCCAAGGCCGAGCTGAAGACCAAGCATTTGGACGAGAGCAGGCATGTCCGCGAACAAACACGACAAAGGCAGGAAGCCGAGCTTCAGGAGGTCAGGCAAAAGATTCAACAAGCCGAAGCAGAGCTCGTCAGAGTGCAGCCCGAATACGAGAAGCTGAAGGCTGAAGAGGCTGAGATCAAGACTCAAAGAGActctgttgctgctgggcgaAAACGACTCCTTGTCAAACAGACCAGAAGCAGTCAGTTCAAGAACAAGGCGGAACGCGATGCATATCTTCGCAATGAAATCCAGGAGGCGACATCATCTCTCGGTCTCCAAAAAGCGAACGCCATGGACGCGAGGGAGCAAGTTCAGCAAGTGGAAAGTTCAATTGCGCAGCTTGAACAGTCCATTCAGCATATCAGGGCCAGAATGGAAAGCTATGGAGGCAACCGCACTGCTCTTTTTGAGAAATTGACCAAGGCGCAGGAGGCCAGGGAACAGCTTGAAGAGGAACGAAAGCGGCTTCGTCGTGAGGATGACCGACTCAGCTCGCAGATCAGCAGCACCAGGATGGACAGAGACCAAGCAGAATCGCATCTCTCACATGCTATGGATTCGGCGACGTCCAAGGGTCTTGCCACTATTCGAAGGCTTAAGCAGGAGAAGAATATTCCCGGCGCGTACGGGACGCTGGCAGAGTTGATGAATGTGCCGATGGATGCCTACAAGCTGCCAGTGGAACAGGTCGCAGGAAACAGCCTGTTTCACTACATCGTGGATAACCAGGCCACAGCGACGATGCTGTCTGATCACCTGTACAAGAATTACGGTGGTAGACTTACCTTTGTGCCCCTCGAACAGATTCGCCCAAGGCAGGTTAAGATGCCGAGGGCGTCCGACGCCCAGCCCCTCATCAGCAAGATTGAGTTCGACCCATTATATGAGAAAGCATTCCAGCAAGTATTTGGCCGGACCATCATCTGCCCAAGTCTGGCTATCGCTTCTCAGTACTCACGCTCACACGGCCTTGACGCCATCACTCCCGAAGGCGACACAACCAACAAGAGGGGTGCAATGACGGGTGGTTATGTCGATGCCAGGAGATCACGTCTGGACGCGGTTCAAAAGGTCAGCAAACTGCGTGAGATCTACGAGGCACAGTTGGCAGATGCTGCCAAAATTAGAAAGGAGATCGAGGTGATAGATCAGAAGGTCACGGCAGCAAGGGGCGAGGAAACCAAGATTCAGCAACAAATGCGCCGCTTCGACCAGGACTATGACCCTCTCAAGGGCGAGCTTCAGAGCAAAAATTCGCAGCTTGAACGCCAGCGGGCTCATCACGAGTCTGCATTGTCACACTTGGCCGAAGTGGAGAAGAACATGAAGGAGTTGGACGATTCCATTCTGGCATCGCAAAACGAATTGGCCCAGGACTTTAAGAAGACCCTGTCAGCGAGTGAGGAGCAAGAGCTCGAGCGCCTAGGCAATGAGTTGAGCGCTCTGCAGAAGGAGTTCAAGGCGATCAGCACAAAGCGGATTGATCTTGAAGGTCGCAAAAAGTCTCTTGAGCAGGAGCTGAACACCCATCTCCGACCTCAGGAAGATCAACTTCGAAGTCAGGCTTTCGAGGCCACGACGGCAGGTGGTACTGAAAGCTTCAAAGACGCTCAGAAGGAACTCAAGAAGGCTCAAAAgctggcggcggaggcggaggcgtcTTTGAAGGAGAACGAGCAGCAGACGGAGCAGACAATCAGTGAGCTGACCCAGGTAGAAACTCAAAAGGCGCAAAAGGAACAGGAGCTTCAGGAACTGCAAAGGTGTATTGAGCAATaccagaagaagatggagaaggctATTCAGACGAGGGCTCGCCTCATCAGCCAGGCTGCTGAGTATGCCAAGAATATTAGAGATTTGGGTATTCTGCCTGAGGAAGCTTTTGGCAAGTATGAGAAGATGAAATCCGAGCAG ATCGAAACCAGACTTGCCAAGGTCAACCAAGCCCTCAAGAAGTACAAGCACATCAACAAGAAGGCCTTTGATCAGTACAACAGCTTTACCACACAGCGAGACAACTTGCTGAAGCGCCGGAAAGAACTTGATACCTCGCAGGCCTCTATTGAGACGCTCATTGAGCATCTTGATCAGGAGAAGGACGAGGCCATTGAGCGTACCTTCAAGCAGGTGTCGAAGGAATTCTCCACCATCTTTGAGAAACTTGTTCCAGCTGGTCACGGACGTCTTGTCATTCAACGCAAGGCGGACCGTGCCAAGAACAGAGCTGCGAATAATGactcggatgaggagggtgtcaGTGGGGTTGAGAGCTATACTGGCGTTGGCATCAGTGTGTCTTTTAACTCGAAGGTCATGGACGAGCAGCAGAAGATTCAGCAGCTCAGTGGTGGTCAGAAGA GTTTGTGCGCTCTATGCTTGATTTTCGCCCTCCAAGCGGCAGAGTCCAGCCCGTTTGTCATCTTTGACGAGGTCGACGCCAACCTCGACGCACAGTACCGTACGGCAGTGGCCAGTCTCTTGCAGTCGATTTCGGAGGAGCAAAAGACGCAGTTTATCTGCACAACTTTCAGGCCGGAGATTGTGCATGTTGCTGACAAGTGCTACGGTGTGACGTTTCACAACAAGACGAGCACGATTGACTGTGTGAGGACGGAGGATGCGCTCAACTTTGTTGATGGGCAGAAgaagtag
- a CDS encoding uncharacterized protein (EggNog:ENOG503P1V2) yields the protein MDDAARLVSELHDKLAELDGKVAAYQRDMLAEFHKHMEDCLKDYPDDVSSQVSRVIAESMSRYPALSPTNHDMADSPATTTHHKTPGWKGRKSPPPVLPHTSGVPTKEGPRSPHEREKEFQGVFTPTYLPLLESNERSSHRPPPTSPVPVPPVVQQQQQQQQQPPPQQPPQQQLQSPTPLSVDNVKKVEEIKKPEAPVEGRPDPIRRLTDRSTSSVESSSSESKVRRSALRRSSSSVKGAASPRRVRFDFSGEEVFPSSSPQQAASLVAMAGEDDEADKPKAELLPVVETSATSAAAVVEDESPEPEEEYIGTSLLDVEGEEDWLPRPKKVSSTQALQALTRSPLEEGSFWTVVNANNNEESGKVNGQKETETSTSAPAPVKVDSQATLRPVDGPGEDIPVRGLLGSPIEELEQYVDDGDESEEEFLSMRPKNGKKSPSPGAQTPFKSPAASQFAPSNQTSKASGPSKINGKQDILEEEPLFDFEDGENGTGKAEKYLPEEEDDDDEDDDDGVEVRIPHRPMRTTPTPLQTVLEDENKKHSRTTSLPPVSPSAVLFGHSIGSFRGNSISLNPIKNTKLYDEIAGLKDVHFFVGSVDGRSGAEAADMGSYRAMSKGVPAVPRSFTERLAIEEAMERRRHENDDE from the coding sequence ATGGACGACGCTGCGAGGCTCGTGTCGGAGCTGCACGACAAGCTCGCTGAGCTAGATGGCAAAGTGGCCGCCTACCAGCGCGACATGCTGGCCGAGTTTCACAAGCACATGGAGGACTGTCTCAAGGACTACCCAGACGACGTCTCCAGTCAGGTGTCGCGAGTCATCGCCGAGTCAATGTCCAGGTACCCGGCTCTCAGTCCGACAAACCACGACATGGCCGACTCGCCCgctaccaccacccatcataAGACCCCAGGTTGGAAGGGCCGCAAGTCGCCTCCCCCGGTTCTCCCCCACACATCTGGCGTGCCGACAAAAGAGGGTCCCCGGAGTCCGCACGagcgggagaaggagtttCAGGGTGTCTTCACGCCGACATACCTGCCGCTGCTCGAGAGCAATGAGCGTTCCTCCCATCGACCGCCACCGACATCGCCGGTACCGGTTCCTCCCGTCgttcagcagcaacagcaacagcagcaacaaccaccaccacagcagccCCCCCAGCAACAATTACAGTCACCAACCCCTCTGTCTGTCGACAACGTCAAAAAGGTGGAGGAAATCAAGAAGCCCGAGGCCCCTGTCGAGGGTAGGCCGGATCCGATCAGGCGACTGACAGACCGATCCACATCGTCGGTTGAGTCCTCAAGCAGCGAATCCAAGGTGCGCAGAAGTGCACTGCGCCGGAGCTCAAGCTCCGTCAAGGGTGCTGCGAGCCCAAGACGGGTGCGCTTCGACTTTtcaggagaggaggtgttCCCGTCGTCTTCCCCGCAGCAGGCAGCCAGCCTCGTGGCTAtggctggggaggatgacgaggcgGACAAGCCCAAGGCTGAGCTTCTGCCTGTTGTCGAAACGTCAGCCACctcggctgctgctgtcgtaGAGGATGAGTCACCTGAGCCGGAAGAAGAGTATATCGGAACGTCGCTCCTCGAcgtggaaggggaggaggattggcTCCCAAGACCCAAAAAGGTTTCTTCAACCCAAGCTTTGCAAGCACTTACCCGCAGCCCGCTGGAAGAAGGTTCATTTTGGACTGTTGTTAACGCGAATAACAATGAGGAGTCTGGAAAGGTGAATGGTCAAAAAGAGACAGAGACCAGCACTTCAGCCCCAGCTCCTGTCAAGGTTGACTCTCAGGCTACCCTTCGGCCAGTTGACGGTCCGGGAGAAGATATCCCAGTCCGCGGTCTGCTTGGCTCACCAATTGAAGAATTAGAGCAGTATgtcgacgacggcgacgaaTCCGAAGAAGAGTTTTTGTCCATGCGGCCCAAGAACGGCAAGAAGTCGCCCTCGCCAGGCGCCCAGACACCCTTCAAGTCGCCAGCCGCTTCTCAATTTGCGCCATCTAACCAGACCTCCAAGGCATCCGGGCCATCAAAGATTAACGGAAAACAAGACATCCTCGAAGAAGAACCCCTGTTCGACTTTGAAGATGGTGAGAACGGAACTGGGAAAGCAGAGAAATATCTCcccgaagaggaagacgatgatgatgaggatgatgatgacggagTGGAGGTCCGCATCCCACACAGACCAATGAGGACGACACCCACGCCCCTCCAGACCGTACTCGAGGACGAAAACAAGAAACACTCTCGCACAACCAGCTTGCCACCAGTGTCTCCATCAGCAGTCCTGTTTGGTCACAGTATTGGGTCGTTTAGAGGCAACTCTATCTCGCTAAACCCCATCAAGAACACAAAACTCTATGATGAAATCGCCGGGCTTAAGGATGTTCACTTCTTCGTCGGTAGTGTCGACGGACGTAGTGGTGCCGAGGCAGCCGATATGGGGAGCTACAGAGCGATGTCGAAGGGGGTGCCAGCTGTGCCGAGAAGTTTCACCGAGAGGTTAGCCATCGAGGAGGCGATGGAGCGGAGGAGACACGAGAATGATGATGAGTAG